In a single window of the Raphanus sativus cultivar WK10039 chromosome 9, ASM80110v3, whole genome shotgun sequence genome:
- the LOC108823589 gene encoding LOW QUALITY PROTEIN: protein NRT1/ PTR FAMILY 4.3 (The sequence of the model RefSeq protein was modified relative to this genomic sequence to represent the inferred CDS: deleted 1 base in 1 codon), whose protein sequence is MEEGNNQSKKWEQEENISNETKNWELTEEESVDWRGRPSNPSKHGGMRAALFVLGLQAFEIMGIAAVGNNLITYVINEMHFPLSKAANIVTNFVGTIFIFGLLGGYLSDAFLGSFWTILIFGFVELSGFILLSVQAHLPQLKPAKCNPLIDQSSCEEAKGFKATFFFMALYLVALGSGCVKPNMIAHGADQFCQSHPKQSKRLSSYFNAAYFAFSMGELIALTLLVWVQTHSGMDVGFGVSAAAMTMGLISLVSGTMFFRNKRPRRSIFTPIAQVVVAAISKRKLVAPSDPRMLHGGHHASNDVVPSSTLPHTPRLRFLDKACIKVQETNTKESPWKLCTVSQVEQVKTLISLVPIFASTIVFNTILAQLQTFSVQQGSSMNTSLSNSFHIPPASLQAIPYIMLIFLVPLYDSLFVPFARKFTGHNSGITPLTRIGIGLFLSTFSMVSAALLEKKRRDSSVIDGRILSIFWITPQFLIFGISEMFTAVGLIEFFYKQSAKGMESFLMALTYCSYSFGFYLSSVLVSIVNKITSTSVNSKGWLGDNDLNKDRLDLFYWLLAVLSLLNFLSYLFWSRWNIKSSRSNNSNVVGDDNI, encoded by the exons ATGGAAGAGGGAAACAATCAAAGtaagaaatgggaacaagaggAGAATATTAGTAATGAAACGAAAAACTGGGAACTGACTGAAGAAGAAAGTGTTGATTGGAGAGGAAGACCTTCCAACCCTAGCAAGCATGGTGGAATGAGAGCTGCTCTCTTTGTCCTtg GACTACAAGCCTTTGAGATAATGGGGATAGCAGCAGTAGGGAACAACCTTATAACATATGTTATCAACGAAATGCATTTCCCCTTGTCTAAAGCGGCCAATATTGTTACCAACTTTGTCGGCACAATCTTTATCTTCGGCCTCCTCGGGGGCTACCTCTCTGACGCCTTTCTCGGCAGCTTCTGGACCATCCTCATCTTTGGCTTCGTTGAGCTTTCT GGTTTCATACTATTATCAGTACAAGCACATTTACCTCAACTAAAGCCAGCAAAGTGTAACCCACTTATAGACCAAAGCTCATGTGAAGAAGCAAAAGGTTTCAAGGCAACGTTCTTCTTCATGGCACTCTACTTGGTGGCTTTAGGAAGTGGCTGTGTTAAACCAAACATGATAGCTCACGGTGCGGACCAGTTCTGTCAGTCACATCCTAAACAATCTAAAAGGCTCTCATCTTACTTCAATGCCGCCTATTTCGCCTTCTCCATGGGCGAGCTTATCGCGCTAACTCTCCTCGTTTGGGTCCAAACTCATTCAGGCATGGATGTTGGA TTTGGAGTCTCTGCTGCAGCCATGACGATGGGCCTCATTAGCTTAGTCTCCGGCACTATGTTTTTTCGTAACAAACGTCCACGTCGAAGCATCTTCACTCCCATTGCCCAA GTTGTTGTGGCTGCCATATCAAAAAGAAAGCTTGTGGCTCCCTCGGACCCAAGAATGCTTCATGGAGGACATCATGCCTCAAATGACGTCGTACCTTCATCCACTTTACCACACACTCCTCGTCTCAG GTTCTTGGACAAGGCATGCATCAAAGTCCAAGAAACAAACACAAAGGAGAGTCCATGGAAGCTTTGCACGGTATCACAAGTAGAGCAAGTCAAAACCTTAATTTCACTTGTTCCAATTTTCGCAAGCACCATCGTCTTCAACACTATCTTAGCTCAGCTCCAAACGTTCTCGGTTCAACAAGGAAGTTCCATGAACACTAGTCTATCAAATTCCTTCCACATTCCGCCGGCTTCACTCCAAGCAATCCCTTACATAATGCTCATCTTCCTCGTCCCTCTCTACGACTCTCTATTCGTTCCTTTTGCGCGCAAGTTCACGGGACACAACTCAGGCATTACTCCATTGACTCGGATAGGAATTGGACTATTCCTCTCTACTTTCTCCATGGTTTCAGCTGCCTTACTCGAGAAGAAACGTAGAGACTCTTCGGTTATTGACGGTAGAATCTTGAGTATCTTCTGGATCACGCCGCAGTTCTTGATCTTTGGGATCTCAGAGATGTTTACTGCCGTTGGATTGATTGAGTTCTTTTACAAACAATCTGCAAAGGGCATGGAGTCATTCCTGATGGCTTTGACTTATTGTTCGTATTCCTTTGGGTTTTACTTGAGCTCTGTACTCGTTTCGATCGTGAACAAGATAACTTCCACGTCAGTCAACTCCAAAGGGTGGCTCGGGGACAACGATCTGAACAAAGACAGGCTCGATCTGTTTTATTGGCTTTTAGCGGTTCTCAGTCTACTGAACTTTCTTAGCTATCTCTTCTGGTCTCGTTGGAACATTAAGTCTTCGAGAAGCAACAACTCTAATGTGGTGGGAGATGATAACATTTAG
- the LOC108828339 gene encoding DExH-box ATP-dependent RNA helicase DExH9, producing MGSVKRKSAEESSDCAPPQKLQREDDDDSTQIINEELVGCVHDVSFPENYVPPAPSSSNGDNKPPAKEFPFALDSFQSEAIKCLDNGESVMVSAHTSAGKTVVASYAIAMSLRENQRVIYTSPIKALSNQKYRDFKEEFSDVGLMTGDVTIDPNASCLVMTTEILRSMQYKGSEVMREVAWIIFDEVHYMRDSERGVVWEESIVMAPKNSRFVFLSATVPNAKEFADWVAKVHKQPCHIVYTDYRPTPLQHYVFPAGGSGLYLVVDEKAKFHEDSFQKSLNALVPANDADKKRGNGKSQKGLMLGKLGEESDIFKLVKMIIQRQYDPVILFSFSKKECEALAMQMSKMDLNSDDEKDSVETIFTSAIDMLSDDDKKLPQVSNILPILKRGIGVHHSGLLPILKEVIEILFQEGLIKCLFATETFSIGLNMPAKTVVFTNVRKFDGDKFRWLSSGEYIQMSGRAGRRGIDKRGICILMVDEKMEPAVAKSMLKGSADALNSAFHLSYNMLLNQLRSEDGDPENLLRNSFFQFQADRAIPDLEKQIKALQEERDSMVIEEEESLKNYYNLILQYKSLKKDIREIVFSPKYCLPFLLPNRAVCLDCTNEDGEPQSFSIEDQETWGVIMKFNKVKNLSEDDDNKRPEDANYTVDVLTRCLVSRDGAGKKKIKPVPFKERGEPVVVSVPLSQIKSLSSAIMNIPKDYLQLEARENALKKVSELLSRHPDGIPLDPEVDMKIRSSSYKTTVRRLEAVENLFEKYKIAKSPLIGEKLKVLHMKEELTAKIKSLKKAVRSSTALAFKDELKARKRVLRRLGYITSDGVVELKGKVACEISSAEELTLTELMFSGVFKEAKVEELVSLLSCFVWRERLPDAAKPREELDLLFIQLQDTARRVAECQLDCKVDIDVESFVHSFRPDIMEAVYAWAKGSKFYEIMEIARVFEGSLIRAIRRMEEVLQQLIVAAKSIGETQLEAKLEEAVSKIKRDIVFAASLYL from the exons ATGGGTTCAGTGAAGAGAAAATCGGCCGAGGAATCTTCTGATTGTGCTCCACCGCAGAAGCTTCAgagagaagatgatgatgattccaCTCAGATCATCAACGAAGAGCTCGTGGGTTGCGTTCACGACGTCTCCTTCCCTGAAAACTACGTCCCTCCTGCTCCCTCCTCCTCCAACGGAGACAACAAACCACCGGCAAAAGAGTTCCCTTTCGCCCTTGACTCCTTCCAGTCTGAAGCTATCAAGTGTCTCGATAATGGCGAATCTGTCATG GTCTCAGCTCATACATCAGCTGGTAAAACAGTTGTGGCATCCTATGCTATCGCCATGTCTTTAAGAGAGAACCAGAGGGTTATTTACACCTCACCTATTAAGGCATTGAGTAATCAGAAGTACAGAGATTTTAAAGAAGAGTTTTCTGACGTTGGTTTGATGACTGGGGATGTCACAATTGATCCTAACGCCTCTTGTCTG gtcATGACCACAGAGATCTTGCGTAGCATGCAGTACAAAGGGTCAGAGGTTATGAGGGAGGTTGCTTGGATTATTTTTGATGAGGTGCATTACATGCGTGATAGCGAAAGAGGTGTGGTTTGGGAAGAAAGTATTGTAATGGCTCCCAAGAATTCTCGTTTTGTGTTTCTTTCTGCGACTGTGCCTAATGCGAAGGAGTTTGCTGATTGGGTTGCAAAG GTTCACAAACAACCATGCCATATTGTTTACACTGATTATAGGCCAACTCCGCTTCAGCACTATGTATTCCCTGCCGGAGGGAGTGGACTTTACTTGGTTGTGGATGAAAAGGCTAAATTCCACGAGGATAGCTTCCAGAAATCTCTTAACGCATTGGTTCCTGCGAATGATGCTGACAAGAAAAGAGGGAATGGGAAATCTCAAAAGGGGTTGATGCTTGGAAAACTTGGTGAAGAAAGTGACATCTTCAAACTGGTGAAAATGATTATTCAGCGGCAATATGATCCCGTGATTTTGTTCAGTTTCAGCAAAAAGGAATGTGAGGCACTTGCTATGCAG ATGTCTAAGATGGACTTAAACAGTGACGATGAGAAAGATTCCGTGGAGACAATCTTTACTAGCGCAATCGATATGCTTTCAGATGATGATAAGAAGCTACCTCAG GTTTCAAATATTTTACCCATCTTAAAACGTGGTATCGGGGTTCATCATTCGGGTCTGCTACCGATTTTGAAAGAAGTAATTGAGATATTATTTCAAGAAGGTCTGATTAAG TGTTTGTTTGCAACAGAGACATTTAGTATTGGATTGAACATGCCGGCAAAGACGGTTGTGTTTACAAATGTACGCAAGTTCGATGGAGACAAGTTCCGCTGGCTATCTAGTGGTGAGTACATTCAGATGAGTGGTCGTGCTGGACGTCGAGGTATTGACAAACGAGGTATCTGCATCCTCATGGTTGATGAGAAAATGGAACCCGCTGTTGCTAAATCAATGCTCAAAGGAAGTGCTGATGCTTTGAACAG TGCCTTCCATTTGAGCTATAACATGCTTCTAAACCAGTTGCGGAGTGAAGATGGTGATCCTGAGAATCTTCTCCGCAATTCATTCTTTCAGTTTCAAGCTGACCGTGCTATCCCGGATCTCGAG AAGCAAATAAAAGCTCTTCAAGAAGAGAGAGACTCCATGgtgattgaagaagaagaaagcctAAAGAATTACTATAACCTGATTTTGCAATACAAGAGTCTGAAGAAGGATATACGTGAGATTGTGTTCTCTCCAAAGTACTGCTTACCTTTTTTGCTGCCAAACAGAGCTGTTTGCTTGGACTGCACGAACGAAGATGGAGAGCCACAGTCATTCAGCATTGAAGACCAGGAGACATGGGGAGTGATAATGAAATTCAACAAAGTTAAAAACTTATCTGAAG ATGATGATAATAAAAGACCAGAGGATGCAAACTACACCGTAGATGTGCTGACTAGATGTTTGGTCAGCAGAGATGGCGCTGGCAAGAAGAAAATTAAGCCTGTGCCATTTAAAGAGCGTGGTGAGCCTGTTGTGGTCTCTGTTCCTTTATCTCAG ATTAAGAGCTTAAGCAGTGCAATCATGAATATACCGAAAGATTATTTACAACTTGAAGCTAGAGAGAATGCTCTGAAGAAGGTCTCTGAGTTACTCTCTAGACATCCTGATGGAATACCCCTAGATCCTGAAGTTGATATGAAG ATTCGGAGCAGCTCTTACAAAACGACTGTTCGTCGACTTGAGGCTGTGGAAAACCTATTTGAAAAATACAAGATTGCAAAATCTCCACTCATAGGAGAGAAGCTGAAAGTTCTACACATGAAGGAAGAGCTAACAGCCAAGATCAAATCACTTAAGAAGGCCGTCAGATCCTCAACAGCTTTGGCGTTTAAAGATGAACTTAAGGCCAGAAAGCGTGTTTTGCGAAGGCTAGG ATACATCACCAGCGATGGTGTTGTGGAGTTGAAAGGGAAGGTTGCATGCGAAATCAGCAGTGCAGAAGAATTGACACTAACGGAGCTAATGTTCAGTGGTGTCTTCAAGGAGGCAAAGGTGGAGGAATTGGTTTCTCTCCTCTCTTGCTTTGTGTGGCGAGAGAGGCTCCCTGACGCAGCCAAACCCAGAGAAGAACTCGACTTGCTCTTCATACAGTTACAAGACACAGCCAGGCGTGTCGCTGAATGTCAGCTTGACTGCAAG GTTGATATCGATGTGGAGAGTTTTGTGCACTCGTTCAGACCGGATATAATGGAGGCGGTGTATGCGTGGGCAAAAGGGTCGAAGTTTTACGAGATCATGGAGATAGCTCGTGTTTTCGAAGGGAGCTTGATCAGAGCGATAAGGAGAATGGAGGAAGTTCTGCAGCAGCTCATAGTAGCTGCAAAATCCATTGGAGAAACACAGCTTGAAGCTAAACTAGAAGAAGCTGTTTCCAAGATCAAGAGAGACATTGTATTCGCAGCGTCTCTTTACTTGTGA